The following proteins come from a genomic window of Gossypium raimondii isolate GPD5lz chromosome 5, ASM2569854v1, whole genome shotgun sequence:
- the LOC105767490 gene encoding protein DETOXIFICATION 27-like isoform X1 has product MDSIHGNSGEYHQPLLTEPGSNHEESKPEENKWRDEDGEEGLKYKAMDRNKEAMGHRRTFNHQSCNSCCFYSMNIITQAFAGHLGMASALETLCGQAFGAKQYHMFGLYMQRSWIVLLLCCYPFTYLLPRF; this is encoded by the exons ATGGATAGTATCCATGGGAACAGTGGCGAATACCATCAACCTTTACTAACAGAACCAGGTTCAAATCATGAAGAATCAAAACCAGAAGAAAATAAATGGAGAGATGAAGATGGGGAAGAAGGACTTAAGTACAAGGCTATGGATCGAAACAAAGAAGCTATGGGTCATCGTAGGACCTTCAATCATCAGTCCTGTAACTCCTGTTGCTTCTACTCCATGAACATTATAACCCAAGCTTTTGCTGGTCACCTTG GGATGGCGAGTGCTTTAGAAACCCTTTGTGGACAAGCTTTTGGTGCTAAACAATACCACATGTTCGGCCTTTACATGCAAAGATCTTGGATCGTTTTACTCCTTTGTTGTTACCCATTTACGTATTTGCTACCCCGGTTTTAA
- the LOC105767490 gene encoding protein DETOXIFICATION 27-like isoform X2 — MDSIHGNSGEYHQPLLTEPGSNHEESKPEENKWRDEDGEEGLKYKAMDRNKEAMGHRRTFNHQSCNSCCFYSMNIITQAFAGHLGDVQLVAISIANTAIVGFNFGLIGWRVL; from the exons ATGGATAGTATCCATGGGAACAGTGGCGAATACCATCAACCTTTACTAACAGAACCAGGTTCAAATCATGAAGAATCAAAACCAGAAGAAAATAAATGGAGAGATGAAGATGGGGAAGAAGGACTTAAGTACAAGGCTATGGATCGAAACAAAGAAGCTATGGGTCATCGTAGGACCTTCAATCATCAGTCCTGTAACTCCTGTTGCTTCTACTCCATGAACATTATAACCCAAGCTTTTGCTGGTCACCTTGGTGATGTTCAACTTGTAGCTATTTCAATAGCCAATACGGCCATCGTTGGCTTCAACTTTGGCCTCATA GGATGGCGAGTGCTTTAG